The following are encoded together in the Malaya genurostris strain Urasoe2022 chromosome 3, Malgen_1.1, whole genome shotgun sequence genome:
- the LOC131436107 gene encoding uncharacterized protein LOC131436107 — MASIVVLSSVCCFLLLTLLVPVRAADDLSYFFGSRAVTDVLCQQKTLTKGTSTPARVGYTTNSATKLITMVTVNADRESTYGYTVQIESGNVGTNTVNFNVLGKSHLPYNIIFDFYCTP; from the exons atggcctCCATCGTTGTGCTCAGTTCGGTCTGTTGCTTCCTGTTGCTGACGCTGCTGGTTCCAGTCCGGGCAGCTGATGATCTGAGCTACTTCTTCGGTTCCCGGGCCGTTACGGATGTGCTGTGTCAGCAGAAGACGCTTACCAAAGGAACTTCGACTCCCGCCAGAGTAGGATATACCACGAATTCG GCTACCAAACTGATCACCATGGTAACCGTGAATGCCGACAGGGAGTCGACTTATGGATACACCGTGCAGATCGAAAGTGGCAACGTGGGGACAAATACAGTGAATTTCAACGTGCTCGGAAAATCGCACTTGCCGTATAACATTATATTTGACTTTTACTGTACTCCGTAA
- the LOC131434287 gene encoding uncharacterized protein LOC131434287 gives MLLWAVLKVLCKVILSRIQEKIDATLRRQQAGFRAGRSYADHIVTLRIILKQVNEFQESLYLVFIDYEKAFDRLNHENMCDALRSKGVPEKIIALIEAQYEAFSCRVLQNGVLSEPIRVVAGVREARMYEYSITATVPHCNRRDPGLEINVNKTKSLDVNTVTPSTFTVAGQSVENVESFQYLGSQMASDGGTKIDIGARIKKARAAFASLRNIWKNRQISERTKIRIFNSNVKSVLLYASETWCVSVENTQRLQVFINGCLRNIIRAWWPHNWISNTELHRRCHQKPIATEIRERKWRWVGHTLRRSGNDCRQALDWNPAGHRSRGRPRGSWRRSLCKEIKEVDSNLTWQQVKAMAGNRPGWRSFKSALCTTRGAQEP, from the exons ATGTTGCTGTGGGCCGTTCTAAAAGTTCTATGCAAAGTGATCCTATCCCGGATCCAGGAGAAGATCGATGCGACTCTCCGACGACAGCAGGCTGGATTCCGTGCCGGAAGATCCTATGCGGACCATATTGTCACGCTCCGTATCATCCTGAAGCAAGTCAATGAATTCCAAGAGTCCCTTTATTTGGTTTTCATTGACTACGAAAAAGCTTTCGACCGTCTCAATCACGAAAATATGTGCGACGCCCTGAGAAGCAAGGGTGTACCTGAGAAAATCATCGCCCTCATCGAAGCGCAGTACGAGGCCTTCTCATGCAGAGTTCTGCAAAACGGAGTCTTGTCTGAACCCATCCGGGTCGTAGCTGGCGTGAGGGAGGCAAGGATGTACGAGTATTCTATCACCGCTACTGTTCCTCATTGTAATCGACGAGATCCTG GCTTAGAAATCAATGTCAACAAAACCAAATCGTTGGATGTGAACACGGTGACCCCTTCCACCTTTACAGTAGCAGGGCAATCAGTGGAGAATGTTGAAAGCTTCCAATATCTTGGCAGCCAAATGGCGTCAGACGGCGGTACCAAGATTGACATAGGTGCAAGGATCAAGAAGGCAAGGGCTGCCTTTGCGAGTTTAAGAAACATCTGGAAAAACAGGCAGATAAGTGAACGCACCAAAATCCGAATATTTAACTCTAATGTGAAATCTGTACTGCTATACGCTAGCGAAACATGGTGTGTATCAGTGGAGAACACTCAACGGCTGCAGGTGTTTATCAATGGGTGCCTGCGGAACATAATTCGAGCCTGGTGGCCCCATAACTGGATCTCAAACACCGAGCTCCATCGCCGGTGCCACCAGAAACCGATAGCAACTGAAATTCGGGAACGAAAGTGGAGATGGGTCGGCCACACCTTACGTAGGAGCGGAAACGACTGCAGACAAGCATTAGACTGGAACCCAGCAGGACATCGCAGCAGAGGCAGACCCAGAGGCTCATGGCGGCGTAGCCTCTGTAAAGAAATAAAAGAAGTCGACAGCAATCTAACCTGGCAACAGGTTAAGGCGATGGCGGGCAATCGCCCAGGATGGAGATCTTTCAAGTCGGCCCTTTGCACCACTCGGGGTGCGCAGGAGccttaa